AATAACTCATATCATTATTGAAGTAGAGCCAAATCATTATTGAcgatatcaatatcacaatgaaGTTGGAGAGGAAGGATTTCTTCACTTTCTAGTCCATTTTTGTTCAAATGAGGCACTTTGTAATTATTGCCGCCACTATCTTTCATCACCTCAATCATACAAGATTGTAAAGTAAGAAATACATGATTGAGTTGTTTCGatttcatttcatcaaaacatcttTCCACTGCTTCCACTAATTCATCAACATTTTTAGTGGCCTTTTGatattgaagactttggattgcTCTGAAAAAACAAAGATCTAAAACATTTAAATCTGGACTGTTCGATGGTTGAAAACACAATCTAATGTCAAATCTATCTTGTCCGGCAGCTTCAATAACTTCCAAATCATGGTTACCAATATGTGGCCTTGCATTATCTAGTTGTAAAAAGATAGGATTATTTGAATCGGAAGCTGGCCATTTTGCTCTAATAGCAGGAAGAACTTTCTCTATCAAGCAAGCTCTAGTGATAT
This genomic stretch from Capsicum annuum cultivar UCD-10X-F1 unplaced genomic scaffold, UCD10Xv1.1 ctg3842, whole genome shotgun sequence harbors:
- the LOC124891599 gene encoding uncharacterized protein LOC124891599, producing METKPILSVTKDITRACLIEKVLPAIRAKWPASDSNNPIFLQLDNARPHIGNHDLEVIEAAGQDRFDIRLCFQPSNSPDLNVLDLCFFRAIQSLQYQKATKNVDELVEAVERCFDEMKSKQLNHVFLTLQSCMIEVMKDSGGNNYKVPHLNKNGLESEEILPLQLHCDIDIVNNDLALLQ